The Sphingopyxis fribergensis genome contains a region encoding:
- a CDS encoding LysR family transcriptional regulator produces MALPDYEGWACFVAVADGGSFTAAAASLGLSKASVSKAVTRLEASLGITLLHRSSRVVAVSTAGAGLLDEARAMVAAATAATEAARGDRVDLAGPIRLAAPMSFGIKVLGPPLAAFLEQHPAVEIEVLLSDARNDPVAEGIDLTLRISPLADSSLLARTIAPVAASVIASPAYLDKHGTPKHPLELAGHRLIGYGHRQRAMPLHFHRKGEEATVLPTGPLFANNGDIAVPLVVAGVGIASLPDFIAAEALASGAVVPILTDWSLPQSYLHLLSPPSRLRPARVRALSDHLVDALKISCTGAHDHYLALHGR; encoded by the coding sequence GTGGCGCTTCCCGACTATGAAGGCTGGGCCTGTTTCGTCGCCGTGGCCGATGGCGGCAGCTTTACCGCGGCCGCGGCATCGCTCGGGCTGTCGAAGGCGAGCGTGTCGAAGGCGGTGACGCGGCTCGAAGCATCATTGGGCATCACCCTGCTGCACCGAAGCTCACGCGTCGTCGCTGTGTCGACGGCAGGCGCGGGGCTGCTCGACGAGGCGCGCGCGATGGTCGCGGCGGCGACCGCGGCGACCGAGGCGGCGCGCGGCGACCGCGTCGACCTGGCGGGGCCGATCCGCCTCGCCGCGCCGATGAGTTTCGGGATCAAGGTGCTCGGCCCGCCCCTCGCGGCGTTCCTCGAACAGCATCCCGCGGTCGAGATCGAGGTGCTGCTGAGCGACGCGCGCAACGACCCCGTCGCCGAAGGGATTGACCTGACGCTGCGCATTTCGCCACTCGCCGATTCGAGCCTGCTCGCGCGCACGATCGCGCCGGTAGCGGCGTCCGTAATCGCGAGCCCCGCCTACCTTGATAAGCATGGCACGCCCAAGCACCCGCTCGAACTCGCGGGCCACCGGCTGATCGGCTACGGCCACCGCCAGCGCGCAATGCCGCTGCATTTCCATCGCAAGGGCGAAGAGGCGACGGTGCTGCCGACCGGGCCTTTGTTCGCAAACAATGGCGATATCGCGGTGCCGCTGGTCGTCGCCGGGGTGGGGATCGCCTCCCTGCCCGACTTCATCGCGGCCGAAGCACTGGCGTCGGGCGCGGTGGTTCCGATCCTGACCGACTGGTCGTTGCCGCAGTCGTACCTGCACCTGCTGTCGCCGCCTTCTCGGCTGCGTCCGGCGCGCGTGCGGGCGCTTTCGGATCATCTGGTCGACGCGCTCAAGATTTCCTGCACCGGCGCGCATGATCATTATCTGGCGCTCCACGGAAGGTAA
- the ctrA gene encoding response regulator transcription factor CtrA produces the protein MRVLLIEDEPTTAKAIDTMLTTEGFNVYTTDLGEEGLDLGKLYDYDIILLDLNLPDMHGYDVLKKLRTAKVQTPVLILSGISEMDSKVRSFGFGADDYVTKPFHRDELVARIHAVVRRSKGHSQSVIKTGKLAVNLDTKTVEVDTTRVHLTGKEYQMLELLSLRKGTTLTKEMFLNHLYGGMDEPELKIIDVFICKLRKKLALACHGENYIETVWGRGYVLRDIDDEGNEVRRVA, from the coding sequence ATGCGCGTACTGCTGATCGAGGACGAGCCGACGACCGCGAAAGCGATCGATACGATGCTCACGACCGAAGGCTTCAACGTCTATACCACCGATCTGGGTGAGGAAGGCTTGGACCTGGGTAAGCTCTATGATTACGATATCATCCTGCTCGACCTGAACCTGCCCGACATGCACGGCTATGATGTGCTGAAAAAGCTCCGCACCGCCAAGGTGCAGACGCCGGTGCTGATCCTGTCGGGCATTTCGGAAATGGATTCGAAGGTGCGCTCGTTCGGCTTCGGCGCCGACGATTATGTCACCAAGCCGTTCCACCGCGACGAACTGGTCGCCCGCATCCACGCGGTTGTCCGGCGGTCGAAGGGCCACAGCCAGAGCGTCATCAAGACGGGCAAGCTGGCGGTCAACCTCGACACCAAGACGGTCGAGGTCGACACGACGCGCGTGCATCTGACCGGCAAGGAATATCAGATGCTCGAGCTGCTGAGCCTCCGCAAAGGCACGACGCTCACCAAGGAAATGTTCCTGAACCACCTTTATGGCGGGATGGACGAGCCCGAACTGAAGATCATCGACGTCTTCATCTGCAAGCTGCGTAAGAAACTCGCGCTCGCCTGCCACGGCGAAAATTATATCGAGACGGTCTGGGGCCGCGGTTATGTCCTTCGCGATATCGACGACGAAGGCAATGAAGTGCGCCGCGTCGCCTGA
- a CDS encoding acyltransferase family protein, with product MSEATGVVRKSIWSRAREMAQQAPPERNRYVDFLRALSILAVVVGHWLVAAPYMKDGAVEGGHLLGILPWTQWLTWGFQVMPLFFLVGGFSNGVSWAATQRKGGSYESWYSGRLQRLINPVLPLFLIWTLVAMFGTLAGIERGVVAMAAQLALIPVWFLSVYLMVAAVVPLTWRAWKRWGFASFWALVAGAVAIDVAALRFDVPYVNFLNFAFVWLAIHQLGFAWSEGRLAPDRALLWGIGGLVALGLLVGFGPYPVAMIGVPGSGLSNSMPPTLALLALGIAQAGFALALEPAGRRMLGNLRIWTGVVLVNGMIMTIYLWHLTAFVLVMIAAWLLGGIGLDVAPGSAAWWLARPVWFILYIAALFPLIMLFARYERASKGSGEVPHWRLIVGLLLICAGLGATAAISIASPLGVTGVRLWLVALPFLGAAVAQFGPIHRLT from the coding sequence TTGAGCGAAGCCACTGGCGTTGTTCGCAAAAGCATCTGGTCGCGGGCGCGGGAGATGGCGCAGCAGGCGCCGCCCGAACGCAATCGCTACGTCGATTTCCTCCGCGCGCTGTCGATTCTGGCGGTCGTCGTCGGTCACTGGCTCGTCGCCGCGCCCTATATGAAGGACGGCGCGGTCGAGGGTGGCCATCTGCTCGGCATCCTCCCTTGGACGCAGTGGCTGACCTGGGGTTTCCAGGTCATGCCGCTCTTCTTCCTCGTCGGCGGCTTTTCGAACGGCGTGTCGTGGGCCGCGACGCAGCGCAAGGGCGGCAGCTATGAAAGCTGGTACAGCGGGCGGCTCCAGCGACTGATCAACCCGGTGCTACCCCTATTCCTGATCTGGACGCTCGTTGCAATGTTCGGGACGCTGGCGGGGATCGAGCGCGGCGTCGTCGCGATGGCGGCACAACTTGCGCTGATCCCGGTGTGGTTCCTGTCGGTCTATCTGATGGTCGCCGCGGTCGTGCCGCTGACCTGGCGGGCGTGGAAGCGCTGGGGCTTCGCCTCCTTCTGGGCGCTCGTCGCGGGCGCGGTGGCGATCGACGTCGCGGCGCTGCGTTTCGATGTGCCCTACGTCAATTTCCTCAACTTCGCCTTCGTTTGGCTCGCGATCCACCAGCTCGGCTTTGCGTGGAGCGAGGGACGGCTGGCGCCGGACAGGGCGCTTTTATGGGGCATCGGCGGGCTGGTCGCGCTCGGGCTGCTCGTCGGCTTCGGGCCCTATCCGGTCGCGATGATCGGCGTGCCGGGAAGCGGCCTCAGCAACTCGATGCCCCCGACGCTCGCCTTGCTTGCGCTCGGCATCGCGCAGGCGGGCTTCGCGCTCGCGCTCGAACCCGCGGGGCGGCGGATGCTGGGCAATCTCCGTATCTGGACCGGCGTCGTGCTCGTCAACGGCATGATCATGACGATATATCTCTGGCATCTCACCGCCTTTGTCCTCGTGATGATCGCGGCGTGGCTGCTCGGCGGCATCGGCCTCGATGTGGCGCCGGGCAGCGCAGCATGGTGGCTTGCCCGTCCGGTCTGGTTCATCCTCTACATCGCCGCGCTCTTCCCGCTGATCATGCTCTTCGCGCGCTACGAACGCGCGAGCAAGGGCAGCGGCGAGGTGCCGCACTGGCGTCTGATCGTCGGGCTGCTCCTCATCTGCGCCGGCCTCGGCGCGACCGCGGCGATCAGCATCGCGAGCCCGCTCGGCGTGACGGGCGTGCGCCTCTGGCTCGTCGCGCTTCCCTTTTTGGGCGCTGCGGTTGCGCAATTCGGTCCGATTCACCGACTGACGTAA
- the parC gene encoding DNA topoisomerase IV subunit A → MASTTDDPDNPKPVPGMTDTPFDSALSERYLVYALSTITARSLPDLRDGLKPVHRRLLWAMRAMRLDPSQGYKKSARVVGDVIGKFHPHGDVAVYDAMVRLAQDFSLRYPLVDGQGNFGNIDGDNAAAYRYTEARLTRVAVDLMQGLDEGTVDFKPTYNGEDEEPEIMPGLFPNLLANGASGIAVGMATNIPPHNAAEVIGAALVLIENPQAELSELLEHVKGPDFPTGGIVVDSAETIAHAYETGRGGFRVRARFSTGKLESGGWEDSGIEKQPGGTWQLVISEIPYGVAKGKLIEQIAQLIADKKLPILEDVRDESAEDLRIVIEPKSRNVDPDILKESLYRLTDLENRFALNLNVLDATRTPKVMGLHQLLTEWLMHQIVVLVRRAQHRINKIDDRLELVAGYIIAFLNLDRIIEIIRTEDEPKPVMIDEFILTDRQAEAILNMRLRSLRKLEEMELKREQADLTAEREELVKLVESPARQKTRLRKDLEKLRAVYGLETLLGARRTTISEAAPARDIPLDAMIEKEPVTVILSKRGWIRAQRGHVAADQWAEFKFKEGDELLFAAHAQTTDKLLIAASDGRFFTIGADKLPGGRGFGEPLRLMVDIDPEAKIVAMIPASAEGRLLLASSSGHGFIAQMAEVVAETRKGRNVVNLKPKAALALVRPISSSDDSVAVVGENRKLVVFPLAEVPVMARGQGVMLQRYRDGGLADAVSFAFADGLSWAMGGDTGRTRTETDLAPWRVARGAAGRMPPTGFPRNNRFG, encoded by the coding sequence ATGGCCAGCACCACCGACGATCCCGACAATCCCAAACCCGTCCCCGGCATGACCGATACCCCGTTCGACAGTGCGCTGTCCGAACGCTATCTCGTCTATGCGCTGTCGACGATCACCGCGCGGTCGCTGCCTGATCTCCGCGATGGACTGAAGCCGGTGCATCGCCGCCTGCTGTGGGCGATGCGCGCGATGCGGCTCGACCCGTCGCAGGGTTACAAGAAGTCGGCGCGCGTCGTCGGCGACGTCATCGGCAAATTCCACCCGCATGGCGATGTCGCGGTTTACGACGCGATGGTCCGCCTCGCGCAGGATTTCTCGCTCCGCTATCCGCTCGTCGACGGCCAGGGCAATTTCGGCAATATCGACGGCGATAATGCCGCGGCGTATCGTTATACCGAGGCGCGGCTGACGCGCGTCGCGGTCGACCTGATGCAGGGGCTCGACGAGGGCACGGTCGATTTCAAGCCGACGTACAATGGCGAAGATGAAGAGCCCGAGATCATGCCGGGGCTGTTCCCGAACCTGCTCGCCAATGGCGCGAGCGGGATCGCGGTCGGCATGGCGACGAACATCCCCCCGCACAACGCCGCCGAGGTGATTGGCGCGGCGCTGGTGCTGATCGAAAATCCGCAGGCCGAGCTGTCCGAGCTGCTCGAACATGTCAAAGGCCCCGATTTCCCGACCGGCGGCATCGTCGTCGACAGCGCCGAGACGATCGCCCACGCCTATGAAACCGGGCGCGGCGGTTTTCGCGTCCGCGCGCGTTTTTCGACCGGCAAGCTGGAAAGCGGCGGCTGGGAAGACAGCGGGATCGAGAAGCAACCCGGCGGCACCTGGCAGCTCGTCATCAGCGAGATCCCGTACGGGGTCGCCAAGGGCAAGCTGATCGAACAGATCGCGCAGCTGATCGCCGACAAGAAATTGCCGATCCTCGAAGATGTTCGCGACGAAAGCGCCGAAGATCTGCGCATCGTCATCGAACCCAAGAGCCGCAACGTCGATCCTGATATCCTCAAGGAAAGCCTCTATCGGCTGACCGACCTCGAAAATCGCTTCGCGCTCAACCTCAACGTCCTCGACGCGACGCGCACGCCGAAGGTGATGGGGCTGCACCAGCTGCTCACCGAATGGCTGATGCACCAGATCGTCGTGCTCGTCCGCCGTGCGCAGCATCGCATCAACAAGATCGACGACCGGCTGGAACTGGTCGCGGGCTATATCATCGCCTTCCTCAACCTCGACCGGATCATCGAGATCATCCGTACCGAGGATGAGCCGAAGCCGGTGATGATCGACGAATTCATCCTGACCGACCGGCAGGCCGAGGCGATCCTCAACATGCGGCTGCGATCCTTGCGCAAGCTCGAGGAAATGGAGCTGAAACGCGAGCAGGCCGACCTGACCGCCGAGCGCGAGGAGCTGGTCAAGCTGGTCGAGAGCCCCGCGCGGCAGAAGACGCGGCTGCGCAAGGATCTCGAAAAGCTGCGCGCGGTTTACGGGCTTGAGACGCTGCTCGGCGCGCGCCGCACGACGATTTCCGAAGCCGCTCCGGCGCGCGATATTCCGCTCGACGCGATGATCGAGAAGGAGCCGGTGACGGTGATCCTGTCGAAGCGCGGCTGGATCCGCGCCCAGCGGGGCCATGTCGCCGCCGACCAGTGGGCCGAATTCAAGTTCAAGGAAGGCGATGAGTTGCTGTTCGCCGCGCATGCCCAGACCACCGACAAGCTGCTGATCGCGGCGAGCGACGGGCGTTTCTTCACCATCGGCGCCGACAAGCTGCCCGGCGGGCGCGGGTTCGGCGAGCCGCTGCGCCTGATGGTCGATATCGATCCCGAGGCGAAGATCGTGGCGATGATCCCCGCGAGTGCCGAGGGCCGGCTGCTGCTCGCCTCGTCGAGCGGCCACGGCTTTATCGCGCAGATGGCCGAAGTCGTCGCCGAAACGCGCAAGGGGCGCAATGTCGTCAACCTCAAGCCCAAGGCGGCGCTTGCCCTCGTCAGGCCGATTTCGTCGTCCGACGACAGCGTTGCGGTGGTTGGCGAAAACCGCAAGCTGGTCGTCTTCCCGCTCGCCGAGGTGCCGGTGATGGCGCGCGGCCAGGGCGTGATGCTGCAACGCTACCGCGACGGCGGGCTCGCCGATGCCGTCAGCTTCGCCTTTGCCGACGGACTGAGCTGGGCGATGGGCGGCGACACCGGCCGCACGCGGACCGAAACCGACCTTGCCCCCTGGCGCGTTGCGCGCGGGGCCGCCGGACGGATGCCTCCAACCGGTTTCCCGCGGAACAATCGCTTCGGCTGA
- a CDS encoding putative bifunctional diguanylate cyclase/phosphodiesterase, with protein sequence MPIDRTGEDRPLLFVGWIDALPVPAALIRPMARGNFRLHASNAAFDRLSLSPAGVEAPIEMLRAIERASQNPDESQEFSCQLGDGPAARDLRGSIGPLPTESGDDGLFLLTLIDRTQEMMTERNLRRELVSDSLTGLPNRAGFEELVEQRARNEGSGADHAILLLDLARFSRINEHIGPMAGDELIITVARRLKSSLRSGDILARTGGDEFAISTRVTGGRADVREMARRIRGCFDHPFRIGKLKVSVDCALGCAIQPAADTDVADQLRHAQIALKRAKQTDRIEIYEPEAAMLSDNRFGMETELRNAIEEDRLHLAFQPLIELSSGRVAGFEALARWDHSSGHAVSPTEFIPIAEDSGLIVPLGQWAIGKAAAVLADWDQQNGAIVDAYFSVNVSAIQLVRDDVAAVVRQALESQKIGGERLMIELTESAIIGDPDLALSVLSELKALDARVAMDDFGTGYSNLAYLQRLPIDVLKIDRSFVEHMVDDRDKVAIVRTIQSLAEVLGMKTTAEGVETADQARLLSALGCDFGQGFLFARPMDGKSALDYWRQSLVRPIF encoded by the coding sequence ATGCCTATCGATAGAACCGGCGAAGACCGGCCCTTATTGTTTGTCGGCTGGATCGACGCGTTGCCCGTTCCGGCCGCGCTGATCAGACCGATGGCGCGTGGCAATTTCCGGCTCCATGCCAGCAATGCCGCGTTCGATCGGCTGAGCTTGTCGCCCGCGGGGGTCGAGGCGCCGATCGAGATGCTGCGCGCGATCGAGCGCGCGTCGCAAAATCCGGACGAATCGCAAGAATTTTCGTGCCAGCTTGGCGACGGGCCCGCGGCGCGCGACCTGCGCGGCTCGATCGGCCCGCTGCCCACCGAATCGGGCGACGACGGGCTGTTCCTGCTGACACTGATCGACCGGACGCAGGAAATGATGACCGAGCGCAACCTGCGCCGCGAGCTTGTTTCCGACAGCCTGACCGGGCTTCCCAATCGCGCCGGATTCGAGGAGCTGGTCGAACAGCGCGCGCGGAACGAAGGCTCCGGCGCGGACCATGCGATCCTGTTGCTTGACCTCGCGCGCTTCAGCCGCATCAACGAACATATCGGGCCGATGGCGGGCGACGAGCTGATCATCACCGTCGCGCGGCGCTTGAAATCGAGCCTGCGCAGCGGCGACATTTTGGCGCGCACTGGCGGCGACGAATTCGCGATATCGACGCGCGTTACCGGAGGCCGCGCCGATGTCCGCGAAATGGCGCGGCGTATCCGCGGTTGCTTCGACCATCCTTTCCGTATCGGCAAGCTGAAGGTCAGCGTCGATTGCGCGCTCGGCTGTGCGATCCAGCCCGCAGCTGACACCGATGTCGCCGACCAGCTCCGCCATGCCCAGATCGCGCTGAAACGCGCGAAGCAGACCGACCGCATCGAAATCTATGAACCCGAAGCCGCGATGCTTTCGGACAATCGCTTCGGGATGGAGACCGAGCTGCGCAACGCGATCGAGGAAGACCGGCTCCACCTCGCCTTCCAGCCGCTGATCGAGCTGTCGAGCGGCCGCGTTGCGGGGTTCGAGGCGCTCGCGCGCTGGGACCATAGCAGCGGCCATGCGGTGTCGCCGACCGAATTCATCCCGATCGCCGAGGATTCGGGCCTGATTGTCCCGCTCGGCCAATGGGCGATCGGCAAGGCGGCGGCGGTGCTCGCCGACTGGGACCAGCAGAATGGCGCGATCGTCGACGCCTATTTCTCGGTCAATGTTTCGGCGATCCAGCTGGTACGCGACGATGTCGCCGCGGTGGTGCGCCAGGCGCTCGAAAGCCAGAAGATCGGCGGCGAACGGCTGATGATCGAGCTGACCGAAAGCGCTATCATCGGGGACCCCGACCTTGCGCTGTCGGTGCTCAGCGAGCTGAAGGCGCTCGACGCGCGCGTCGCGATGGACGATTTCGGCACCGGCTATTCGAACCTCGCCTATTTGCAGCGCCTGCCGATCGACGTGCTCAAGATCGACCGCAGCTTTGTCGAACATATGGTCGACGACCGCGACAAGGTGGCGATCGTCCGCACGATCCAGAGCTTGGCCGAAGTGCTGGGGATGAAGACCACCGCCGAAGGCGTCGAGACCGCCGACCAGGCGCGGCTGCTGTCGGCGCTCGGGTGCGATTTCGGGCAGGGTTTCCTGTTCGCGCGGCCGATGGATGGAAAATCCGCGCTGGATTATTGGCGTCAGTCGCTGGTGCGGCCGATCTTCTGA
- a CDS encoding CCA tRNA nucleotidyltransferase, giving the protein MTILPGAGWRERPGLRRIVAALSSDGGAVKIVGGAVRDTLLGLPVTDIDLATPLLPQEVTRRLEAADIKVIPTGIAHGTVTAIASGDHHEITTLRRDVETDGRRATIAFADDWRDDAARRDFTINALYADPDSGTIDDWFGGLADLKAGRVAFIGDAATRIAEDHLRILRFYRFAARFGRGALDAVSHAAVVTARQSLKSLSRERIADELTKILALPDPRAIVGQMAADGIFAVLLPELDPDFAAALDRLVANEEAAAVPAAPLRRLSALLPADAAIAEQVASRLRLSTRHRRHLAALGGSRADVGRPIRQLAYAIGIDAARDVHLLAGDPAALAVLADWTVPEMPLKGGDIVARGIAVGPEVARILKAVEAEWVAEDFPDASRVAQLVDQKIGRTSD; this is encoded by the coding sequence GTGACGATCCTTCCCGGCGCCGGATGGCGCGAACGACCCGGTCTACGCCGCATCGTCGCCGCGCTCAGCAGCGACGGCGGCGCGGTGAAGATCGTCGGCGGCGCGGTGCGCGATACTTTGCTCGGCTTGCCCGTCACCGACATCGACCTCGCAACCCCGTTGCTGCCGCAGGAGGTGACGCGGCGGCTCGAGGCGGCCGATATCAAGGTCATCCCGACGGGCATCGCGCACGGCACCGTCACTGCGATTGCCAGCGGCGACCATCATGAAATCACGACCTTGCGCCGCGATGTCGAAACCGACGGACGCCGCGCCACCATCGCCTTCGCCGACGACTGGCGCGACGATGCCGCACGGCGCGATTTCACGATCAACGCGCTCTACGCCGATCCCGATAGCGGCACGATCGACGACTGGTTCGGCGGTCTTGCCGACCTGAAGGCCGGGCGCGTCGCCTTCATCGGCGACGCCGCGACGCGGATCGCCGAGGACCATCTGCGTATCCTGCGTTTCTATCGTTTCGCGGCGCGCTTCGGTCGCGGCGCACTCGACGCGGTCAGCCACGCTGCGGTGGTGACCGCGCGCCAGTCGCTCAAAAGCCTGTCGCGCGAGCGCATCGCCGACGAACTCACCAAGATATTGGCGCTGCCCGATCCGCGCGCGATCGTCGGCCAAATGGCCGCCGACGGTATTTTCGCGGTGCTGCTGCCCGAACTCGATCCGGACTTCGCTGCCGCGCTCGACCGGCTGGTCGCCAATGAGGAGGCCGCAGCTGTGCCTGCCGCGCCCTTGCGCCGTCTTTCGGCGCTGCTTCCCGCCGACGCCGCCATCGCCGAACAGGTCGCAAGCCGGCTGCGCCTGTCGACGCGCCATCGCAGACATCTCGCCGCGCTCGGTGGAAGCCGCGCCGATGTCGGGCGGCCGATCCGTCAACTCGCTTATGCCATCGGCATCGATGCGGCGCGCGACGTCCATTTGCTCGCCGGCGATCCCGCGGCACTGGCGGTTCTGGCTGACTGGACTGTCCCCGAAATGCCGCTCAAGGGCGGCGACATCGTCGCGCGCGGAATCGCGGTCGGCCCAGAGGTCGCGCGCATCCTGAAAGCGGTCGAGGCCGAATGGGTGGCGGAGGATTTTCCCGATGCGTCGCGCGTGGCGCAGCTTGTCGATCAGAAGATCGGCCGCACCAGCGACTGA
- a CDS encoding CoA pyrophosphatase — MLSEKLRAALDNLLPDAGEDETYLGTPTLRDAAVLIAFTDRPDPGVILTQRPQWLRSHAGQVAFPGGKIDPGDRDAIDAALREAEEEIGLGRHDVMIAGATEPYRSGSGYIITPVLGVIPPDLPLDPNPDEVEDWFEVPLDTLFNPDNYTQHHANWQGQDRHYYDMDWQGRRIWGVTAGIIINLARRMPSGWHR; from the coding sequence ATGCTCTCGGAAAAGCTGCGCGCCGCGCTCGATAATCTGCTCCCCGACGCGGGCGAGGACGAAACCTATCTCGGCACCCCGACCCTCCGCGATGCCGCAGTGCTGATCGCCTTCACCGACCGGCCCGATCCGGGCGTCATCCTGACCCAGCGGCCGCAATGGCTGCGCAGCCATGCGGGGCAGGTCGCCTTTCCGGGCGGCAAGATCGATCCCGGCGACCGCGACGCGATCGACGCCGCGCTGCGCGAGGCCGAGGAGGAAATCGGCCTCGGCCGTCACGACGTGATGATCGCCGGCGCGACCGAACCCTATCGATCGGGCAGTGGCTATATCATCACCCCGGTGCTCGGCGTGATCCCGCCCGACCTGCCGCTCGATCCCAATCCCGACGAGGTCGAGGACTGGTTCGAGGTGCCGCTCGACACTTTGTTCAATCCCGACAATTACACGCAGCATCATGCGAATTGGCAGGGCCAGGATCGCCACTATTATGACATGGACTGGCAGGGGCGGCGGATTTGGGGCGTGACGGCGGGAATCATCATCAATCTGGCGCGGCGGATGCCGTCGGGCTGGCACCGGTGA
- a CDS encoding DUF1285 domain-containing protein, whose protein sequence is MATPAPSLPKDFSQLSLTEAAELLAARKLPPVDQWHPEREGDSFMEIRADGSWFHEGGRINRPAMVKLFSTILRREPDGSHVLVTPAEKLNIVVEDTPFRAVEMKSEGEGEARKLVFRLDTDDLVMAGPDHPLSFGSDADNPVPRLHVRGTIGNGLEARIDRALYYEIVDTALAEGTEPPAIWTNGARFPLVDG, encoded by the coding sequence ATGGCCACCCCCGCACCGTCTCTTCCCAAGGACTTCTCGCAGCTCTCGCTGACCGAAGCCGCCGAACTGCTCGCTGCGCGCAAGCTGCCGCCGGTCGATCAATGGCATCCCGAACGCGAGGGCGACAGCTTCATGGAAATCCGCGCCGACGGCAGCTGGTTTCACGAGGGCGGGCGCATCAACCGACCCGCGATGGTCAAGCTCTTTTCGACGATCCTGCGCCGCGAGCCCGACGGCAGCCATGTCCTCGTCACGCCCGCCGAAAAATTGAACATCGTCGTCGAAGACACGCCGTTCCGCGCGGTCGAGATGAAAAGCGAAGGCGAGGGCGAAGCGCGCAAGCTCGTTTTTCGCCTCGACACCGACGATCTGGTCATGGCGGGTCCCGACCATCCACTCAGCTTCGGCAGCGACGCCGACAACCCCGTTCCGCGGCTGCATGTGCGCGGCACGATCGGCAACGGGCTCGAAGCGCGGATCGATCGTGCGCTCTATTATGAGATCGTCGACACGGCGCTCGCCGAGGGTACAGAGCCGCCTGCGATCTGGACGAACGGTGCGCGTTTCCCGCTGGTGGACGGCTGA
- a CDS encoding GNAT family N-acetyltransferase — MVELLPLSNIEPQAVEDLLDAAFGSDRFGRTAYRIREGVDAVPALSFAAVEDGVLLGTIQCWPVALRAPDAADVPLVMVGPVAVRPDVQRGGHGRALMAKMLDAAEIHAEGALMMIGDPEYYGRFFGFTADATGEWDLPGPYEKRRLLARAVNGHTLPVGAGMIGPRG, encoded by the coding sequence TTGGTCGAGTTACTTCCATTGTCGAATATCGAGCCGCAGGCGGTCGAGGATCTCCTCGACGCCGCTTTCGGATCGGATCGCTTTGGTCGAACCGCCTATCGCATCCGCGAGGGCGTCGATGCGGTGCCTGCCCTCAGCTTCGCTGCTGTCGAGGATGGCGTGCTGCTCGGCACGATCCAGTGCTGGCCCGTCGCGCTCCGTGCGCCCGATGCCGCCGATGTTCCGCTGGTGATGGTCGGTCCTGTCGCGGTCCGCCCCGACGTCCAGCGCGGCGGCCATGGCCGCGCCCTGATGGCGAAGATGCTCGATGCCGCCGAAATCCACGCCGAAGGCGCGCTGATGATGATCGGCGATCCCGAATATTATGGCCGTTTCTTCGGCTTCACCGCCGATGCGACGGGCGAATGGGATTTGCCCGGCCCGTATGAGAAACGCCGCCTTCTCGCCCGAGCGGTGAACGGGCACACTCTGCCGGTCGGGGCGGGAATGATCGGCCCGCGCGGCTAA
- a CDS encoding dihydroneopterin aldolase, whose product MTDSLWLEVDGLTVQVLTGIYSEETHLPQPLRISVRAKLAMADHYDPTTPLSASKNYMHLKFAATEGIPKDVHFVLIESVADHIIDTLFLQDEKVDEVEVKIVKLAIAEDGEAIGITMRRVRK is encoded by the coding sequence GTGACCGATAGTTTGTGGCTGGAAGTGGACGGGCTGACCGTTCAGGTGCTGACCGGCATTTATTCCGAAGAAACGCATCTGCCGCAGCCGCTGCGCATTTCGGTGCGCGCCAAGCTGGCGATGGCCGACCATTATGACCCGACGACACCGCTGAGCGCGTCGAAAAATTACATGCACCTGAAATTCGCGGCGACCGAGGGTATTCCCAAGGATGTGCATTTCGTGCTGATCGAAAGCGTCGCCGACCATATCATCGATACGTTGTTCCTGCAGGACGAGAAGGTCGACGAGGTCGAGGTGAAGATCGTCAAGCTGGCGATCGCCGAGGATGGCGAAGCGATCGGCATCACGATGCGGCGAGTGCGCAAGTGA